The genomic stretch AAAAAAGAACTACCCACAGTCCGCAAATGGTTAGGGCTCTCTGGATTTCCGAAACGTGAAGAATCCGAATACGATTTATACAACACAGGACATGCAGGTACATCCATTTCCCAAGCGTTAGGAGAAGCATGTGCACGTGATCTTATGGGTGAGAATTACAAAGTTGCCGCTGTCATTGGCGATGCGTCGATAGCAACAGGTATGGCACTCGAAGCTATGAACCATGGTGGTCACATCAAACCGAATATGCTTGTCATCTTAAATGACAATTATATGTCCATTTCCAAAAATGTTGGTTCTATTTCTAATTATCTCAATCGGATTATCTCATCTCAAGTATACAATCGTGGGAAAACTGCATTTTATGGTTTCTTAAAATGGATCCCTTTGATTGGCCCAGCCTTACAGGCATTAGCTCATAATATGGAAACTTCGTTTAAACATTTTATGATGCGACCAGGTGGGTTATTTGAAGACCTTGGGTTTACTTACTTTGGCCCCATCGATGGTCATGATGTGAACCGAGTGGTCCAAATGTTACAAAACCTTTCCAAAATCCAAGGGCCAATCCTTCTCCACGTTCTCACACAAAAAGGAAAAGGATACAAACCTGCTGAAGCCGATCCGATCAAATATCATGGTGTGACACCATTTAACAAAGAGTCTGGTAAAATGGCGTCTGCAGATGCCAATAAAATAGGTCTCTCCAAAATCGTTGGAAAAACTCTTATCGATTTAACGAACAAGGACAAACGGATTGCAGTGATTACCCCTGCAATGATTGAAGGTTCGGGCTTACGTGATTATCAAGAAACGTATCCAAACCATACTTTTGATGTAGGTATCGCCGAACAACACTCTGTTGCCTTTGCGGGAGCGATGACAAACGGTGGTGCGATTCCCTTTATGTGCATTTATTCTACGTTTTTAACTAGAGCAATGGACCAATTGGTGGAAGATGTATCCCTTATGAACTTACCCGTGCGGTTTGTTATCGACCGAGCAGGGATTGTGGGGCCCGATGGTGAGACCCACCAAGGTTTGTCTGACTTAGGTTATTTAGCTGGTCTTCCCAATATGGACATTATGGTTCCAAGTTCGGCGCAGGATATCATTGATAGTCTTCATTTTATGAAAGACTATACCGAACATCCGATTGCGATTCGATTCCCTAAAGACAATGGCGACTTACGAGAGTTAAAGTTTGAGGCACCAAACCAAGTCAAAAAAGGCAAAGCAAGGCTTGTCTCCGAAGGAAAAGATTTACTCATTTTATCACTTGGATTTATGTTACCCATTGCCAAACAAGTAGCTGAAATCCTTCAATCAAAAGGGATCACAACAACTGTGATTGATCTTTTTTGGTTACGTCCTTATGATTCAGAATTGGTCCACAAATGTATCGAATCTACCAAACAATTTGTGATTTTGGACGAAAGTTACCTGCACGCAGGTGCATCAGGTTATCTTTTGAACGAAATTCCAAACCATCTCATAGGTAAGTTCTTAAAAACATTTGCCCTTCCTTTAGAACCGATCCACCACGGGGAAAGGAACCAAATTTTAGAGCATTACCGATTGACTGCGTCTCAAATTGTTGATGATTTATTGCCTAGTTTGCAAAAATAAAAAATAAGTTTTCAAGGAGATTTTTAAGGTTTCCGAAAATGAAAGAAAACAGGTGAGGATCTCTTTGTCTTCAAGTTCTTTCCAACTTTCTTTAGATTTAGCAAAAGACCATTTTAAAATCGGTGATTTAGACCGTGCCGAATTCCACCTTCGTTCCAGTTTAGAATTGGAAGAATCAGAGGAAGCCTATTTTTACTTGGGACTTGTCCAAAACGCTCTTGGATCCTGGAGTGATGCCTTGGCTTCGTATTACAAAGCCGTTAGTTTGGACCATGAATATGGAAATCCATGTAACGAAATTGGTGTTTTACTACTTCGTATGGGCAATGACAAAGAAGCAGTGTATTGGTTAAAAAAATCAGTACGATGTGAACGAAACGATGCACCACACATTTCTTATTTTAACCTAGCAACTTTGTATAAACTCTGGAACCGTCCAGAAAGATCCCTTCAATATTTGCACAAAGCTCTTTCATTAAAAAAAGATTTTTTAGAAGCAAATGAACTTTGGCGAGAGTTAAAAGCGGACGAAGAAGCTCCTTCCAATTAATTGTAGTCAGTGGGGAGGGGAACCGTTACCTCTCCCTCATACATTGGAATTTGCATTTTAACCCCTTTCCAATCTAAATAAGTGACTCCATCTTCCTCTATTAGAAGATCAGAAAGTTCTTTTGCAGCATTCCAAGTGAAACGGTATTTGATCCTTTCCTCAAGTGACCTAAGACCTAAGATTCCACCATCCTTCGTTTCATAAATTTCGAATGCACCAAATGGATAACTCCTACCATCATCGGTGAGGAATAGAATTTCTTCTTTGGTAACCTCAACGTGTAAGACATGGCAAGGGAAACCATCAATTTTGATATACCCATGTTCTGAAAGTTCGCCAAAGGTATTTTCAATGTAGACACCTTTTTCATTCCCATGGAGATTATTGCGAAAGTAGGTGAGGATTTCTTCTTTATCAATTGGGTTTCCGCGAAAAATCCATTCGTCGGCTGGTGATATATAGATTTCAGAATCAAATTTTCTTGGCATATGTTTATCGATACCGAAAGGCATACCCTTTCCAATACGGTAAGTTAGATTGTTGGAGGTAAGAGTGCGTAGTCCTTCCTTTTTGGTCCATCGTTTGAACGGAAAGTGTATCAATGGAGGTTTGGTTCTTTTCTGTCATCCACACACCATCAATTTTTCTAGCATACATATCTTTTTTAAGCCTAGGTTCATACTCTTCCCATGTTAAGTCTTCGGTATTACGAATGATGACTTCTCCCACGATTTTAAAGAGTTTTTTGGGCCTTTCTCTTAGGATTTCCACATCTTGCCAGGAAGATACCTTATAACGATGATCATTTGGACGAAAATCAGGTTCTGGGATAAAATCCACGGACGAACATCCCAAAAACACGACGAGGAATAGGATTGGGTAAAAATTGAACCGCATTTTATACCTTAGACAAAAATATGCTATACATTGGTAGAATTGCCATAGGATAAGCAATACAAAGATTTAGGCACCAAGCTTTCATGGAAGAAACAGACATCGGGAAACGCAAACGGGAAAATGTACTCAAAATTGGTTACTCTACCTTAGATGAAATTGAGGAAAAAGTAAAGGCCTTTCGAGTTATGAACCAAAATGCCGTGAAAAAGCGGTATCTCATCACCCGAGACCCCATTTTAGACCCACAGGGAAAGGTGTTACTCGCTAAGGCACAGGAAATTGATGTTTCTGCAGCCAAACTGCTCAGAAGGCACTTCAAAGGTGCTGATATGTTCAAAGTGTTCCAACCAGACGAGGGTCTTGTGATCATTTCTGATATGTCTACCATGGAAGGAGTATCCTTTTCCATGGACATCGTGACCCAAATCATGAACTTGGGTGGTGGTGCTTATGAAGGTTTCATTGACCGAGTGGATAGTTTTGAAGACTTCATTGGCCTTCTCAAAAAAAACCTATTCCCCCGAATGATCATTGTTGGGTATTTGCCAAAAGAAAAAATCCAAACCGAAATCATCAATTTTGTGAAAGTAAAACGATTGGACAATTACCTTCGGGCATTGGAACTCACCCATTCCGTTTTCAAACCAACCGCTTATTTTCCCAAAATCAAACAAGTGAACATCTCACAAGAAGATCCAAAATCTTGGGGACGATTCGTGGTAGAGATCGTCCGCGAATACACAAGACCTTATTTTGTCGAAGAAGTGTAATTAAGACAAAATCATAGCTCGATTTAACATGGCACCTGCAATGTTCCCTGAATGGACAGCATGTGCCACTGATCGAAATATAGATGCCATATCACCAACTGCATAAACTCCTGGAAGATTAGTTTCATAAAAATTGGAAACTTCCAAATGACCACTCGGTAATATTTTACAACCTAAAGATTCTGGTAATGATGAATGTTGTACCATTGGGACACGCGCATAAAGAACATCGAGAGGAGTTTCCTTACCTGATACAAACTGAATTGATGTTAACTGACCTTTATCATGAATGAGTGTTTTGACTTTTTCTGTTATAAAACTGACTCCTTCCTTTTTTAATTTTACTTCTTCTTCCTCCGAAAATTGAATCGGACCATTTGTATAAACTTTTATTTCTTTTGCCCAATGTTTAAGAAATTTAGCATGTTCGAATACGCCGTTTTCATTCATCCATAACCCTGTCGTTTTACCTACAACTTCATATCCATGACAATAAGGACAGTGAAGTATCGATTTGCCCCAAGATTCTGCAAAACCAGGTATTTCAGGTAATACATCCTTAAGTCCAGTAGCAAAAATAATTTTATCAGCTTGGAGAAGGGGAATCCCATTCCCTTTTAATAAAAACCCTTTGTCAGATTTTTCAATGGAATTCACTTCACCATATATGGAATGGAAATTGGGATACTTCGATAAATCGTAAATGGTTTTTTCACGGATTAACTTTGGATTCGTTCCGTCATGTGTAATGAAGTTATGCGATGCAGGTGTATTTTGATTACAAGGATTTCCAGAGTCGATGACGACTATATTTCTAAGGGAACGGACAAGGGATAGGGCAGCGGAGAGTCCAGAAAAACTCC from Leptospira levettii encodes the following:
- the dxs gene encoding 1-deoxy-D-xylulose-5-phosphate synthase, with translation MPSYPYLDKINFPEDLRNLKETDLPAVCQDVREYIIDTLSDVGGHFASNLGVVELTVALHYVFQTPKDKIIWDVGHQTYPHKILTGRKKELPTVRKWLGLSGFPKREESEYDLYNTGHAGTSISQALGEACARDLMGENYKVAAVIGDASIATGMALEAMNHGGHIKPNMLVILNDNYMSISKNVGSISNYLNRIISSQVYNRGKTAFYGFLKWIPLIGPALQALAHNMETSFKHFMMRPGGLFEDLGFTYFGPIDGHDVNRVVQMLQNLSKIQGPILLHVLTQKGKGYKPAEADPIKYHGVTPFNKESGKMASADANKIGLSKIVGKTLIDLTNKDKRIAVITPAMIEGSGLRDYQETYPNHTFDVGIAEQHSVAFAGAMTNGGAIPFMCIYSTFLTRAMDQLVEDVSLMNLPVRFVIDRAGIVGPDGETHQGLSDLGYLAGLPNMDIMVPSSAQDIIDSLHFMKDYTEHPIAIRFPKDNGDLRELKFEAPNQVKKGKARLVSEGKDLLILSLGFMLPIAKQVAEILQSKGITTTVIDLFWLRPYDSELVHKCIESTKQFVILDESYLHAGASGYLLNEIPNHLIGKFLKTFALPLEPIHHGERNQILEHYRLTASQIVDDLLPSLQK
- a CDS encoding tetratricopeptide repeat protein translates to MSSSSFQLSLDLAKDHFKIGDLDRAEFHLRSSLELEESEEAYFYLGLVQNALGSWSDALASYYKAVSLDHEYGNPCNEIGVLLLRMGNDKEAVYWLKKSVRCERNDAPHISYFNLATLYKLWNRPERSLQYLHKALSLKKDFLEANELWRELKADEEAPSN
- a CDS encoding NAD(P)/FAD-dependent oxidoreductase; amino-acid sequence: MKSIQSFEIAIIGGSFSGLSAALSLVRSLRNIVVIDSGNPCNQNTPASHNFITHDGTNPKLIREKTIYDLSKYPNFHSIYGEVNSIEKSDKGFLLKGNGIPLLQADKIIFATGLKDVLPEIPGFAESWGKSILHCPYCHGYEVVGKTTGLWMNENGVFEHAKFLKHWAKEIKVYTNGPIQFSEEEEVKLKKEGVSFITEKVKTLIHDKGQLTSIQFVSGKETPLDVLYARVPMVQHSSLPESLGCKILPSGHLEVSNFYETNLPGVYAVGDMASIFRSVAHAVHSGNIAGAMLNRAMILS